The DNA sequence CAGAAATTAGACTTATTACGAAATATACTAAATACCAATTCATTCTACCCCTCAAAATCAAAAGGCGTGTGAGCAGGCCCACAAGGGGCCTGCAGGTGATAATTGGATCCATCGATTGATATGTTCTTGCACCAGTCACACGATATGTTTTAGATCATAGATTGTATCATATCGGGGAATAAGGAGGTACCCTTTCTCTTGACAGCCCCTTCAATCCACAACCTGTTTTCGTAGCTTAAGATTCTTTGGATAATTCCCCTATTGGGATTGAAACAAAGGAAGGAATTGATCTCATATCAAAACACCCCGACTTTTGGTTGAGGCCCCCCTACTTTTGAGGGTATTGCACACATTTTAGGGAAAGATACCCGCATAAAATTGGGAGTCATTTAGCACAGGGCGGCTGGTTTCTTGAAATGCCTAGAGGAAAGCAATCCCCTTGGCTGAGCCGGATTTCGTCTGATGCGGAGATAGGTGGGCAATCCAGCTCCATGACAGCTTGCATATCTGGATGGATTCCGTTAATATTCAGACTTGACATGTCAAGAATCTGGTCTTGTTTTAGAGATCCTGCTATCTTTGTTATTGACATGTCAATTAATTTGCGCCCCTAAGATCTCGATCCTATGCCCATTTATCACCGCCTTGGGAAGATTCCTCCCAAGCGCCATACACAATTCCGCAAACCAGACGGCAGTCTCTACCAAGAGCAGTTGTTCGGTACGATTGGATTCGATGGGATGTCTTCGCTACTCTACCACGAGCATCCACCTACTCACGTCAAGGAAATTCTAAAATCCACTGATGTATCTCCCAAGATCGCAGTGACCAAGAATATCCACTCTCGCAAGCTGGTCGGCTTCGATGTCCCTCCACAGGATGACTTCCTCGATAGCCGAGAGACCTTGCTAGTCAACACTGATGTTCACGTCGGAGTGGCAGCCCCACGCAAATCCCTGCGCGAGTATTTCTACAAAAATGCGGATGCCGATGAGATGTTATTCATCCACAAAGGGACGGGGACGCTCCGTACCCAATTGGGGAATATTCCCTTCGAATATGGGGACTACCTGATCATTCCGAGAGGCATCATTTATCAAATTGATTTCGATACGGAGGACAATCGCATCCTGTATGCAGAATCCTTCCACCCCATTTATACCCCCAAACGCTACCGCAACTGGTTCGGCCAATTGTTGGAGCACTCCCCATTCTGTGAGCGGGACTACAAATTGCCACAGGATTTGGAGACGCATGACGAGCAAGGCGACTTCGTGATCAAGGTCAAGAAGGAAGGCACGCTCCACGAGTTGCTCTACGATTATCATCCATTTGACGTAGTGGGCTGGGACGGCTACAATTTCCCTTATGGCTTCTCGATCCACAATTTCGAGCCGATTACGGGCCGTGTCCATCAGCCACCTCCGGTACACCAGACCTTCGAGACCAAAGCGTTCGTGATCTGTTCGTTTTGTCCACGTCTGTACGACTATCATCCCAAGGCCATTCCCGCTCCCTACAACCACTCCAACATCGACTCCGATGAGGTGCTGTACTACGTAGATGGGGATTTCATGAGCCGCAACGATATCGGTCCGGGACATATCAGCTTGCATCCAGCCGGCATTCCACATGGTCCTCACCCTGGCGCTTACGAACGAAGCATCGGTCAGACAGTCACGGAAGAATTGGCGGTGATGATCGATACCTTCAAGCCGCTTCAGGTCACGGAAAATGCCCTCAAAATCGACGATGGGAAATATTACCAATCGTGGATGGGTAAGAAGAAATTGACTTGATCGTCCTTCTGAAATGATCTCTAGCCCCAGACTTCACAAATCCTGTGTAGTTTGGGGCTTGTCTTTTGGGTAAAAAGATCACTTCCGACTTTGCTCCATCATTGGCACATTTCCTCCTAATCCGCTTTCGCTATGAATGCTTTTCTTCAGGCTATCGGCCAATACGTTTCTCTGTCAAATGCACTGATAGAGGATCTGCACGCGTCCGCACATGCGGTGGAGTTCACGAAAAAAGGAGACCGCCGATTTGGCGATCTCCTTTTTGGGTAAAATGGTCGGGCTAGGGAATTATTCCAAATACCCTCCGTCGGCCCATTCAGCGATCAGATCACGCTGACTCACTTCCAGCAATCCAGTCGGTGGCATAGGAGCTTGGCCATCATTCATCCGTTGGATAACGGCTCCATTTTGAGTGGCATCTTTCAGGTTGGCATAAGTCGAAAGGTCTACATCTCCTGATGGTTCTGTGCCACTGTGGCATCCCGTACAGTAGAGATCCATGATCGGTTTCACGTCTGCTGTGTAGGTAATTTCCACAGTAGGCGTGTTTTCAGGCTCGGTGTTCTCGGTACAGCTGATGGCCAATCCTAATATCATGGCGGGCACCATCCATCTCCAGTAAGTCATAGGTGTATTGTTTGGGTGGGAAATCTTTTCCCCGATGGGTTGGATATCCCGTTCAGGTAAAAGATTAATCCGAAACTAACACTTTACCAGTTTTCAAATCTTAGGGATTATGGAGAAATATCCTGAACGTGTCTCAGTGGGACCCAAGGGAGTCAAAGCAGGTGTTGAATTACGACTTTCCCAAATAAAGCGGTCTTTAAAAATGGTAGCCAGATCCTACCCCCCAAATGAAGGGGAGACTTCACAAAAAGGAGGGACGATGCTACATTTATAGGGATAGCAAATCCAACTTCTCCCCTCTTTATTTGCAGGACCAGATCAAGAGATGAAACACAATATCCTATGTCCATTCAAGAATGGTAGGGGGATAGCAATTCTTCCCCAATCACTTTATTTGATTTCTTTTGTTCCTACAGCATGTACTGATCTGTCAACTTGGATCAGCATGACTCTGGCCAAGTCATGCTATTTCCTTGTTTCCATCTCACAATCAACCATGATGATTACACGTTACTTCTCCACCTCGGACAGATGGATCGGCACAACTGCTTGGAATACCTCCCAACGCGACCTCAATGAACCTTATCCAAATCTTATGTGATCCACCTGGAAATTATTCTTTATCCAATGAATTCGTTTCCCCTTCCCCCATCCCATTGACCTTCAATCATTTATTCTCATCCTCTTTTTTCGAACCGATTCAAGCCGGGCCGCTAGACCTTTTGCTACAGATTTCCCTGCCCAGTTTTTGGGAATCCATTGCCTGTCTCACCTTCATTACCTTGGGGATTGTCAATGGAATCTGGATATATGTGCAGTACCGTCAAAAGCAAAGACGCGAGGCCGAGCACAGTTTGATCGACCAAAAACTGGAATCCAGGGCTGATGCCATCCAGCAATCCATTCAGTGGGGAGAAGAGTCTCGCAGGAAGGAACTGGCGATGGATATTCACGATTCGGTAGGCGGAATGCTCAGTACGCTTTTTCAGCGGTTTGATATGCTCAAGGAGCGACACGAAATCCAAGATGACCAATACGATCACAGCTTGGAACTCATCCATGAAACGCTTCAAAAAGTCAGGACCGTTACACGTCCGATGTTTGCAGGCAGTATATCGCCTGTGGGGTTGGTAGATGCCGTGCGGACCTTGGCGGATTTCATCTCGGAATTTAGCGACTTGCATGTACAGGTCCATTCGCACGACTTGACGCCTGACACCTTGCCCGAATACGTCCGAACAGATGTATTGAGATTGGTCCAAAGTGCCATGTCCAACACATTGAAATTTGGCCATGCCAATCAAGCGGAGATCATCCTGACCCTCCGCAAAAAAGATCACGAACTCAGTATTCTCATCGAAGATGATGGGGTAGGATTCAAACCGAATCTCACTTCCGCAAATCCGGATCTCAAGAGATTCAAGGATCGGATCGATCGTCTCAGTGGAGCGCTAATCGTGGATAGCAACCATGGAAAGGGCACGAGACTCTCCATCAATATTCCGTTGGAAGATTACTATTCGACCCTTGCCCAACCGCTCCCCGATAAACCCGAATAAACACGCCCTAATGCGTCCCCCGGTTCGGAATTCAATGAATGCCGGCCGGGGAATTTTTTGGTTTGAGTGCCTACGCCACCTATGCGCATTCCATCAAATCCAGTCCCCCTTTCTTTCCCTATCCCCCTGTTGGGATGATTCTGATTCGCCAACGTCCCCTTTTGAGATGAAAACGGATGTCATACACGCGATTTTGCCATTCAGTTGCGGGAGGTAGCAAGGCGCCTTTCATACGATGCCCAATGGTTTGCTCGCCCCCGCCCCGACTTTCATTTCAACCACATGAGAATCATTCCACTGCTCGTAGCGGGTCTTCTCGGGGGCCTACAACTATTGGTTGCTCAGCCCCATTGGAACAACCTGCAAGTACTTCAAGAAAATCGGATGGCTCCACATGCCACCATGATGGGCTACCCCAATCGGCAAGCCGCCCTTTCCGGAACCTTTCAATCTGCCACGTGGCACCAGTCGCTCAATGGCACATGGAAATTCCACTGGTCCTCCAAGCCGAGTGATCGCCCAAAAGAATTCTTTCAATCGAACTTCGATGACGCAGCTTGGGACCAGATCCGAGTCCCCATGAACTGGGAGATGGCCGGATATGGAACCCCGATTTATACCTCCCAAGGATATCCATTTGAGCCGGATTCTAGCTACCAGATTTCTGAAACTTGGAATCCTGTCGGAAGCTATCGACGCTCATTTTCGCTTCCTCAAGATTGGGAAGCGCGTAGAACGACCATTGTATTTGATGGAGTGGAATCGGCCTTTTATCTGTGGGTCAATGGGAAGAAAGTCGGTTACAGTCAAGGAAGCCGGACCCCCGCAGAGTTTGACCTGACAGCATTTCTCCACGCGGGCGAAAACGTACTGGCGGTGGAAGTATATCGTTGGAGTGATGGTTCCTACCTGGAGGATCAGGATTTCTGGCATCTGAGCGGGATCTTTCGAGACGTGTATCTCAGATCCACCGATCAGACGACGATCCGAGATTTTGAGGTAATGGCGACCTTGGCGGATGATTATCAGACTGGGCAATTTCGGGTTTCCGGCCTAGTCGAACGATTTGGAAAAGCCATTCCCGCTGGCGGTATTGATCTTGAACTGCTTGCTCCCAGCGGACAATCCGTGTTCAGCGAGTCCCTAGCCATGAACTGGAAAAAGGGGGCCAATTCCTTCGAAGGGGACTTGCATTCAATTCCCGAGGTGCAAGCTTGGAGTGCGGAACAGCCGAACCTATACACCCTGCTACTCACCTTGAAGAACGCCGATGGGGAGATCGTAGAGGTCATCCCGCAACAGGTGGGATTCCGCACCGTTGAGATCCGGGGCAATGAATTCCGCATCAATGGAGAGCTGGTCATCCTCAAGGGCGTCAATCGCCATGAGCACCATCCCGATTTCGGCCACTATGTGACGGAAGCAGATATGCGCCGCGACCTCGAGATCATGGCTCGATACAACGTCAATGCCATCCGTACCAGCCATTATCCCAATGCGCCTGCATTTTACGATCTTTGCGACGAGCTCGGATTCTATG is a window from the Pontibacter sp. G13 genome containing:
- a CDS encoding homogentisate 1,2-dioxygenase → MPIYHRLGKIPPKRHTQFRKPDGSLYQEQLFGTIGFDGMSSLLYHEHPPTHVKEILKSTDVSPKIAVTKNIHSRKLVGFDVPPQDDFLDSRETLLVNTDVHVGVAAPRKSLREYFYKNADADEMLFIHKGTGTLRTQLGNIPFEYGDYLIIPRGIIYQIDFDTEDNRILYAESFHPIYTPKRYRNWFGQLLEHSPFCERDYKLPQDLETHDEQGDFVIKVKKEGTLHELLYDYHPFDVVGWDGYNFPYGFSIHNFEPITGRVHQPPPVHQTFETKAFVICSFCPRLYDYHPKAIPAPYNHSNIDSDEVLYYVDGDFMSRNDIGPGHISLHPAGIPHGPHPGAYERSIGQTVTEELAVMIDTFKPLQVTENALKIDDGKYYQSWMGKKKLT
- a CDS encoding histidine kinase; translated protein: MNLIQILCDPPGNYSLSNEFVSPSPIPLTFNHLFSSSFFEPIQAGPLDLLLQISLPSFWESIACLTFITLGIVNGIWIYVQYRQKQRREAEHSLIDQKLESRADAIQQSIQWGEESRRKELAMDIHDSVGGMLSTLFQRFDMLKERHEIQDDQYDHSLELIHETLQKVRTVTRPMFAGSISPVGLVDAVRTLADFISEFSDLHVQVHSHDLTPDTLPEYVRTDVLRLVQSAMSNTLKFGHANQAEIILTLRKKDHELSILIEDDGVGFKPNLTSANPDLKRFKDRIDRLSGALIVDSNHGKGTRLSINIPLEDYYSTLAQPLPDKPE